In the genome of Monodelphis domestica isolate mMonDom1 chromosome 2, mMonDom1.pri, whole genome shotgun sequence, one region contains:
- the AMIGO1 gene encoding amphoterin-induced protein 1 translates to MQHQSGCRGIWLLPLSLFLSSLGVARTGRSLLSCPTGCLCASNILSCTKRGLSNVPQSLPRYTAFLDLSHNNLTHLRAQWTTIHLIHLQSLFLSHNHLHFISTEAFTPVPGLRYLDLSSNHLKTLDESLFSELKNLEVLLLYSNQIVEVDRSAFDDMVNLQKLYLSQNQIARFPVELVKDRSKLPSLTLLDLSSNKLKLLPTADLQDLPAWMKNGLYLHNNSLSCDCEIQKLFTHWQYRQLSSVTDFQEDLYCMYSKKMYSVFNITTLNCSEFKECAFEAYLGESLIISCDTKQQGMTKEWVTPNNEKVLNEVGNGTVKVLQNGSLQFEHIRVEDQGLYTCYAVGEAFNETLSVEVKVHNFTRHGPHDTLNTAYTTLVGCILSVVLVLIYLYLTPCRCWCRAGERPTSHQGDSLSSSMLSTTPNHDPMAGGGGKDSGFDRRVAFLEPTGPGQGQNGKLKPGNTLPVPEGAKGQRKMSDPESVSSVFSDTPIVV, encoded by the coding sequence ATGCAACACCAGAGTGGTTGCCGAGGCATCTGGCTCCTGCCCCTGTCCCTCTTCCTGTCTAGCCTTGGGGTGGCCAGAACTGGGCGCTCCCTTCTCAGCTGCCCTACAGGGTGCCTTTGTGCCAGCAACATTCTCAGCTGTACCAAACGGGGACTGTCGAATGTTCCTCAGTCTCTCCCTCGCTACACGGCATTCCTGGATCTTAGCCACAACAACCTGACCCACCTTCGGGCCCAGTGGACCACCATACACCTGATCCATCTTCAGTCACTGTTCCTTAGCCATAACCACTTACACTTCATCTCCACGGAGGCCTTCACCCCAGTACCCGGGCTGCGCTACCTGGACCTCTCCTCCAATCATTTGAAGACTCTGGATGAGTCGCTGTTCAGTGAACTTAAGAATCTGGAGGTATTGCTCCTGTACAGCAACCAAATTGTGGAGGTGGACCGAAGCGCCTTTGATGACATGGTCAACCTGCAGAAACTCTACCTGAGCCAGAACCAGATTGCTCGCTTCCCTGTAGAACTGGTCAAGGACAGGTCCAAGCTCCCCAGCCTGACACTACTGGATCTGTCTTCTAATAAACTGAAGCTATTACCCACAGCTGATCTGCAAGACCTGCCAGCCTGGATGAAAAACGGATTGTACCTGCACAACAATTCCCTCAGCTGTGACTGTGAGATTCAGAAGCTCTTTACACACTGGCAGTATCGCCAGCTGAGCTCAGTGACAGACTTTCAGGAGGATTTGTACTGTATGTATTCCAAGAAGATGTACAGCGTCTTCAACATAACCACCCTTAACTGCAGTGAGTTCAAGGAATGTGCATTTGAGGCCTACCTGGGAGAATCCTTGATCATCAGCTGTGACACCAAGCAGCAGGGAATGACAAAGGAATGGGTGACACCGAACAATGAAAAGGTACTGAATGAGGTGGGCAATGGCACAGTGAAGGTGTTGCAAAATGGCAGTCTTCAGTTCGAGCACATTCGGGTTGAGGACCAGGGACTGTATACCTGCTATGCAGTAGGGGAAGCATTCAATGAAACATTGTCCGTGGAGGTGAAGGTCCACAACTTCACCCGGCACGGACCGCATGACACTCTCAATACAGCCTATACAACACTGGTGGGCTGTATCCTCAGTGTGGTCCTGGTCCTGATCTATCTGTATCTCACCCCTTGCCGATGCTGGTGCCGAGCTGGGGAGAGACCCACAAGCCATCAGGGAGATAGCCTCAGTTCTTCCATGCTCAGCACCACCCCAAACCATGATCCTATGGCTGGTGGTGGTGGCAAGGACAGTGGTTTTGACCGTCGAGTGGCCTTCCTGGAACCTACAGGACCTGGACAGGGTCAAAATGGCAAACTAAAGCCTGGCAACACCCTCCCTGTACCTGAGGGGGCCAAAGGCCAGAGGAAAATGTCTGATCCAGAATCAGTCAGCTCAGTCTTCTCTGATACACCCATTGTGGTGTGA